The following proteins are encoded in a genomic region of Nicotiana sylvestris chromosome 4, ASM39365v2, whole genome shotgun sequence:
- the LOC104240290 gene encoding uncharacterized protein: protein MGLHQGSVLSLFVFALVMDTLTNHIQGEVPWCMLFANDIVLIDESRAGANERLEVWRQVLESKGFKLSRTKKEYLECKFSVKPGEAGVDVRLESHVIPSRDSFKYLGLVIHGRVEIDEDVTHRIGVGWIK from the coding sequence atggggttacaccaaggctctGTGCTCAGTCTGTTCGTATTCGCTCTAGTGATGGATACATTAACaaatcatattcaaggggaggttccatggtgcatgctattcgccAATGACATAGTTTTGATTGATGAGTCGCGAGCCGGTGCTAACGAGAGGCTGGAAGTTTGGAGACAGgttcttgagtctaagggtttcaagctgaGCAGAACGAAGAAggaatacctggagtgtaagttcagtgtTAAGCCTGGGGAAGCgggcgtggatgtgaggcttgaatcacatgTTATCCCAAGTAGAgacagcttcaagtaccttgggttgGTTATCCACGGGAGAgtggagatcgacgaggatgtcacacaccgtattggggtaggGTGGATAAAGTGA
- the LOC104240289 gene encoding uncharacterized protein — translation MTTALHNGPWFINGYFLSTRQWEPDFVAGKAKQIHIAIWVRLPQLPTEFYDGLILRKIGNSIGKLLKIDACTSSTLRDRYARLCVKLPLNQPVQQCILIGSHLQQLVYEGINFLCKNGGYLGHTVTSCTVTSPKLTICKILSPKNKVRKNIA, via the coding sequence ATGACTACAGCTCTCCACAATGGTCCATGGTTTATCAATGGATACTTTCTATCAACGAGGCAATGGGAACCGGATTTTGTAGCAGGGAAAGCTAAACAAATTCATATAGCTATTTGGGTCCGTCTACCACAACTACCCACAGAATTCTACGACGGATTAATCTTGAGGAAAATTGGCAATTCTATAGGGAAGCTACTTAAAATTGATGCATGCACCAGCTCCACCCTTAGAGATCGTTATGCACGTCTTTGTGTGAAGCTACCATTAAACCAGCCTGTTCAACAGTGTATCCTAATTGGCTCTCATCTCCAACAACTCGTTTATGAAGGAATAAATTTCCTTTGCAAGAACGGTGGCTACCTTGGGCATACGGTTACCTCATGCACAGTTACTTCACCAAAATTAACAATTTGCAAGATCCTATCTCCCAAGAACAAGGTAAGGAAGAACATAGCTTAA